The following proteins are encoded in a genomic region of Geminocystis sp. M7585_C2015_104:
- a CDS encoding diheme cytochrome c family protein, translated as MAIFGFKKRKVKTIILGVVVMLSILMGGVTAENLKGMNSQWQGGSQHKSVDKTSENFKTGESLYLQTCGSCHIAIPPAVLPTETWKTILENPNNHYGTKVVGMNRLTQLLMWQYLLHYSRGLLKDEPEPKFIAQSRYFFALHPQVEFTKPITHSGCIECHPRAKEYYYRVED; from the coding sequence ATGGCAATTTTTGGTTTTAAGAAAAGGAAAGTCAAAACCATTATCTTGGGGGTAGTGGTGATGTTGAGTATCCTAATGGGGGGTGTTACAGCGGAAAATTTAAAAGGTATGAATAGCCAGTGGCAGGGAGGTAGTCAACACAAGTCAGTAGATAAAACCAGTGAGAATTTCAAGACGGGGGAGAGTTTATATTTACAAACCTGTGGTAGCTGTCATATTGCCATACCCCCAGCAGTCTTACCCACGGAGACGTGGAAAACCATTTTAGAGAATCCCAACAACCATTATGGTACAAAAGTAGTGGGCATGAATCGTCTCACCCAGCTGTTGATGTGGCAGTATTTACTGCACTACTCTCGCGGTTTATTGAAAGACGAGCCCGAGCCCAAATTTATTGCCCAATCCCGATACTTTTTTGCCTTACATCCCCAGGTAGAATTTACCAAGCCCATTACCCACAGTGGTTGTATAGAGTGTCATCCTAGGGCGAAGGAGTACTATTATAGGGTGGAAGACTAG
- a CDS encoding calcium-binding protein, which translates to MKLLFAIPHFYNPEGGGRHGSLRKNPRPRITALTQCIYNLRYLYDSFPCWINHARGVASPAEGQGYKVDIIICTTGNFHLLSQIPLPSSFFEHCPTQAEPKLLGFECHRVLKENLGRYDYYCYLEDDLILHDPWFFIKLNWFTSQAGNGSVLQPNRYEHAIKGDRVWKCYVDGELRPDITARFQDIQQEYELAGTIMGEKISLRRTLNPHSGCFFLNAEQMEHWSSMPYFLDRDCSFIGPLESAATLGIMKTFRVYKPAPPYTSFLEIQHFGNGYLSLIPH; encoded by the coding sequence ATGAAGCTCTTATTTGCCATACCACACTTCTATAATCCCGAGGGCGGTGGGAGACATGGATCTCTAAGAAAGAACCCTCGTCCACGTATTACAGCGCTGACTCAGTGCATTTATAACTTGAGATATTTGTATGACAGTTTTCCCTGTTGGATAAACCATGCCAGGGGGGTGGCAAGTCCTGCCGAGGGACAGGGGTATAAGGTTGATATAATCATATGTACCACAGGTAACTTTCATCTCCTTTCCCAAATTCCTCTTCCTTCTAGTTTTTTTGAGCACTGTCCCACGCAGGCGGAACCAAAATTGCTAGGATTTGAATGTCATCGTGTGTTGAAGGAAAACTTGGGAAGGTACGATTACTATTGTTATCTAGAAGACGATTTAATTTTGCATGACCCATGGTTTTTCATAAAACTAAACTGGTTTACATCCCAGGCTGGCAATGGCAGTGTGTTACAACCTAATCGTTATGAACATGCCATAAAGGGAGATAGGGTTTGGAAGTGCTATGTGGATGGGGAGCTTCGTCCTGATATTACGGCCCGCTTTCAAGACATTCAACAGGAATATGAATTAGCAGGGACGATAATGGGGGAAAAAATCTCATTGCGACGGACATTAAACCCCCATTCTGGTTGTTTTTTCCTTAATGCTGAACAGATGGAGCACTGGAGTAGTATGCCTTATTTTTTGGATAGAGATTGTAGTTTTATAGGGCCCTTGGAAAGTGCCGCCACTCTGGGTATCATGAAGACATTTAGGGTTTATAAGCCAGCACCACCGTATACCAGTTTTCTGGAAATTCAACACTTTGGTAATGGTTATCTAAGTCTAATACCCCATTAG